The Agrobacterium vitis genome has a segment encoding these proteins:
- a CDS encoding ABC transporter permease produces the protein MADISMQSPATPAATFRAGTSDKEIEAAALKSVKRRKQIVLFWQIAILVGVLTLWQVASDQTWIDPFFYASPYAVVERIYDWAVNGTTEGSLWYNLGITMEEALIGFFSGSIAGVVVGIGLGRNKLLSDIFSVYIKAINSIPRVVLAPIFIMIMGLGLASKVALAFIMVFFVVFANAFQGVREADQDMIANARILGASDWQVTKAVIVPSAMSWIFASLHVSFGFAIIGAIVGEFVGARYGIGQLISIAKGTFDAAGMFAAIVLVMIITLAAEYVMTLVENRLAKWRPQQSLDTH, from the coding sequence ATGGCAGACATTAGTATGCAAAGCCCGGCCACCCCTGCGGCCACCTTTCGCGCCGGCACATCCGACAAGGAAATAGAGGCCGCAGCGCTGAAATCCGTCAAGCGCCGCAAGCAGATCGTGCTGTTCTGGCAGATCGCCATTCTGGTAGGCGTGCTGACGCTCTGGCAGGTGGCTTCCGACCAGACCTGGATCGACCCGTTCTTCTATGCCAGCCCCTATGCGGTGGTGGAGCGGATCTATGACTGGGCCGTCAATGGCACCACGGAAGGCTCGCTCTGGTACAATCTCGGCATTACCATGGAAGAGGCGCTGATCGGCTTCTTCTCCGGCTCGATTGCCGGTGTGGTGGTCGGCATCGGCCTTGGCCGCAACAAGCTGCTGTCCGACATTTTCTCCGTCTATATCAAGGCGATCAACTCTATCCCCCGCGTGGTTCTGGCGCCAATCTTCATCATGATCATGGGCCTCGGCCTTGCCTCCAAGGTGGCGCTGGCCTTCATCATGGTGTTCTTCGTCGTATTCGCCAATGCCTTCCAGGGCGTGCGTGAAGCCGACCAGGACATGATTGCCAATGCCCGCATTCTCGGCGCCAGCGACTGGCAAGTGACCAAGGCGGTGATCGTGCCATCGGCGATGAGCTGGATCTTCGCCAGCCTGCACGTCTCCTTCGGCTTTGCGATCATCGGTGCCATCGTCGGCGAATTCGTCGGCGCCCGCTACGGCATCGGTCAGTTGATCTCGATTGCCAAAGGCACCTTCGACGCCGCCGGCATGTTCGCCGCCATCGTCCTCGTCATGATCATCACGCTGGCCGCCGAATATGTGATGACACTGGTCGAAAACCGCCTAGCCAAATGGCGCCCGCAGCAGAGCCTCGACACGCATTGA
- a CDS encoding ABC transporter ATP-binding protein, whose product MAKDQSRTPAIELINVTRRFVSPTGKTLTALKDFNMAVERGEFVAVVGPTGCGKSTTLNLVTGLAKPSAGEVRLMGGPVNGIDPRVGFAFQKDALFPWKNVIDNVMAGPLFRGKSKTEAEKLAKDWLARVGLGKFLHHYPHQLSGGMRKRVALAQTFINEPEILLMDEPFSALDVQTRTVMHEELLKLWAERKASVIFVTHDLEEAVALADKVYVLTAGPATVKSVYPIALPRPRVVSEIRYEPEFVEYCKTIWEDMRQEVETSYRRASEAA is encoded by the coding sequence ATGGCCAAAGATCAGAGCCGGACCCCGGCTATTGAACTCATCAATGTGACGCGCCGTTTCGTCTCCCCCACCGGCAAGACGCTGACCGCGCTGAAAGATTTCAACATGGCGGTGGAGCGCGGCGAATTCGTTGCCGTCGTCGGCCCGACCGGCTGCGGCAAATCCACCACGCTTAACCTTGTCACCGGCCTTGCAAAGCCCAGCGCTGGCGAAGTGCGGCTGATGGGCGGCCCGGTCAACGGCATCGACCCGCGCGTCGGCTTCGCCTTCCAGAAGGATGCGCTGTTTCCGTGGAAGAATGTCATCGACAATGTCATGGCTGGCCCGCTGTTTCGCGGCAAATCCAAAACCGAAGCAGAAAAGCTGGCGAAAGACTGGCTGGCCCGCGTCGGCCTTGGCAAGTTCCTGCATCACTATCCCCACCAGCTCTCAGGCGGCATGAGGAAGCGGGTGGCCTTGGCCCAAACCTTCATCAACGAGCCGGAAATCCTGCTGATGGACGAGCCCTTCTCGGCGCTAGACGTGCAGACCCGTACCGTGATGCATGAGGAATTGCTGAAGCTTTGGGCCGAGCGCAAGGCCTCGGTAATTTTCGTCACCCACGATCTGGAAGAAGCCGTGGCGCTGGCCGACAAGGTCTATGTGCTGACCGCCGGTCCGGCCACAGTGAAATCCGTCTACCCCATCGCGCTGCCGCGCCCGCGTGTTGTCTCCGAGATCCGCTACGAGCCGGAATTCGTCGAATATTGCAAGACGATCTGGGAAGACATGCGCCAGGAAGTGGAAACCAGCTACCGCCGCGCCAGCGAAGCCGCCTGA
- a CDS encoding ABC transporter substrate-binding protein — protein sequence MRSTRQLFRAISLCAVAAASLTASTALSQAAEKITIMVGGFEKQIYLPAKLTESLGYFKEEGLDVELLNEAAGVDAENQLLAGAVHGVVGFYDHCVDLQAKGKFVESVVQFSQAPGEVELVSTKNPEIKSFADFKGKTLGVTGLGSSTNFLTLYMASKAGLKPGEIVTIPVGAGGTFIAAMQQASIQGGMTTEPTISRMVKTGEASVLVDLRTVDKTREALGGTYPAASLYMETAWVKEHKEEVQKLANAFVKTLKFINTHSAAEIAEKMPKDFYVGDKEGYIKALDAGKGMFTPDGVMPEDGPPTVLAVLSEFSKNVKGKKIDLSKTYTTEFVKNAKF from the coding sequence ATGCGTTCCACACGCCAATTGTTCCGCGCCATTTCGCTTTGCGCTGTCGCTGCTGCCAGCCTGACGGCCAGCACCGCGTTGTCGCAGGCTGCCGAAAAGATCACCATTATGGTCGGCGGTTTTGAAAAGCAGATCTATCTGCCCGCCAAACTGACCGAGAGCCTTGGCTATTTCAAGGAAGAAGGCCTTGATGTCGAGCTGCTGAACGAAGCGGCTGGCGTCGATGCCGAAAACCAGCTTCTGGCTGGCGCCGTGCACGGCGTGGTCGGTTTCTATGACCATTGCGTCGATCTGCAAGCCAAGGGCAAGTTCGTCGAATCGGTCGTACAGTTCAGCCAGGCGCCGGGCGAAGTCGAGCTGGTCTCGACCAAGAACCCGGAAATCAAGAGCTTTGCCGATTTCAAGGGCAAGACGCTGGGTGTGACCGGGCTTGGCTCCTCCACCAATTTCCTCACCCTTTACATGGCCTCCAAGGCAGGCTTGAAGCCGGGCGAGATCGTTACTATTCCGGTCGGCGCGGGCGGCACGTTCATTGCCGCCATGCAGCAGGCCAGCATCCAGGGCGGCATGACCACCGAGCCGACGATTTCGCGCATGGTCAAGACCGGTGAAGCCTCGGTTCTGGTCGATCTGCGCACTGTGGACAAGACCCGCGAAGCACTGGGCGGCACCTATCCGGCCGCCTCTCTCTATATGGAAACCGCCTGGGTCAAGGAGCATAAGGAAGAGGTACAGAAGCTTGCCAACGCCTTCGTCAAGACGCTGAAATTCATCAACACCCATTCGGCGGCTGAAATCGCTGAAAAAATGCCGAAGGATTTCTACGTTGGCGATAAGGAGGGCTATATCAAGGCTCTAGACGCTGGCAAGGGTATGTTCACCCCCGATGGCGTGATGCCGGAAGATGGCCCGCCGACGGTTCTGGCCGTGCTCTCGGAATTTTCCAAGAACGTCAAGGGCAAGAAGATCGACCTGTCCAAGACCTATACGACCGAATTCGTCAAGAACGCCAAGTTCTGA
- the guaD gene encoding guanine deaminase, with the protein MTKTLIRGRLLSFRSQPRDITDTASYIYESDGAVLVENGLILASGAYDSVKAEADAQTVEIDHRPHLILPGFIDCHVHFPQMQVIGSYAANLLEWLNTYTFPEECRFVETAHAARIATHFFDEFLRQGTTTAVAYCSVHKTSADAFFAESARRGTRMIAGKVMMDRNAPQGLLDTPQSGYDETKELIESWQGRGRNLVAITPRFAITSTPEQMERTQALAHEFPDLHIQTHLSENREEIDFTASLYPESTDYTDIYARYGLLGRKTLFGHAIHLSEREADALAESGSVAVHCPTSNLFLGSGLFPLKAIQRRNKPVRVALATDIGGGTSYSMLRTLDEAYKIQQLLGERLNPLDSFYHMTLGNAEALSLSDRIGTLEPGTEADLVVLNAHATPAMALKMEAVTSLTEELFLMQTLGDDRVVVETYVAGAASKPRI; encoded by the coding sequence ATGACAAAGACCCTGATCCGTGGACGCCTGCTCTCCTTCCGCAGCCAGCCCCGCGACATCACCGATACCGCCAGCTACATCTATGAAAGCGATGGCGCAGTCTTGGTGGAAAACGGCCTGATCCTCGCATCCGGTGCCTATGACAGTGTCAAGGCAGAGGCCGACGCGCAGACCGTGGAGATTGACCATCGCCCGCATCTGATTCTGCCCGGATTTATCGACTGCCATGTGCATTTTCCGCAAATGCAGGTGATCGGCTCCTATGCCGCCAATCTGCTGGAATGGCTGAACACCTATACCTTCCCGGAGGAGTGCCGCTTCGTTGAAACCGCCCACGCGGCGCGGATCGCCACCCATTTCTTCGATGAATTCCTGCGCCAAGGCACGACGACGGCGGTGGCCTATTGCTCGGTCCACAAGACCTCGGCGGATGCCTTCTTTGCCGAGAGCGCCCGGCGCGGCACACGGATGATCGCCGGCAAGGTGATGATGGACCGCAATGCGCCGCAGGGCCTGCTGGACACGCCGCAAAGCGGCTATGACGAGACCAAGGAGCTGATCGAAAGCTGGCAAGGACGCGGACGCAACCTCGTCGCCATCACCCCGCGCTTTGCTATCACCTCGACGCCCGAGCAGATGGAGCGGACCCAGGCGCTGGCCCATGAATTCCCTGATCTCCATATCCAGACGCATCTCTCTGAGAACCGCGAGGAAATTGACTTCACCGCCAGTCTTTACCCTGAGTCAACCGACTATACGGATATCTACGCCCGCTACGGCCTGCTTGGGCGTAAAACTCTGTTCGGTCACGCGATCCACCTTTCGGAGCGTGAAGCCGATGCTCTCGCAGAGTCAGGTTCGGTCGCAGTGCATTGCCCAACGTCAAACCTGTTCCTCGGCTCCGGCCTGTTTCCGCTGAAAGCCATCCAGCGGCGGAACAAGCCGGTGCGCGTTGCCCTTGCCACCGATATCGGCGGCGGCACCAGCTATTCGATGCTGCGCACCCTTGATGAGGCCTACAAGATCCAGCAATTGCTGGGCGAACGGCTGAACCCGCTCGACAGTTTCTACCATATGACGCTGGGCAATGCTGAGGCCCTGTCACTCTCCGACAGGATCGGCACGCTAGAACCCGGCACCGAGGCCGATCTGGTGGTGCTGAACGCCCATGCCACCCCGGCCATGGCACTGAAAATGGAAGCTGTAACCTCGCTGACCGAGGAACTGTTCCTGATGCAGACGCTCGGCGACGACCGGGTGGTGGTGGAAACCTATGTGGCGGGCGCGGCTTCGAAGCCGCGGATTTAA